A single window of Cytobacillus dafuensis DNA harbors:
- a CDS encoding TrmB family transcriptional regulator, giving the protein MEEKAMIELQKHGFSKYECKAYIGLLKSPAVTGYELSKRSGVPRSMIYEVLGKLLDKGAIQTVPSDPIVYKPVEPKQLLSRLKEEMNTSLEWLESSLTQFESDQKVDVVTRIVHYEHIVQEMLSMIRIAKKEIWLSIWSPAVKDIEKAIREKEGAIPIFTVLFGDEAMTLGHTYHHNYMAPDIVSKRMGGYLTILVRDEEEALIAKFSDRGSEWAVKSTDPALVLIATEYIRHDIMVEELINAHGPEKLDALWKGREDLIQVMTGKNGLT; this is encoded by the coding sequence ATGGAAGAGAAAGCAATGATCGAATTGCAAAAACATGGGTTTTCGAAATATGAGTGTAAGGCTTACATAGGTCTACTGAAATCACCAGCAGTTACTGGTTATGAATTAAGTAAGCGCTCTGGTGTCCCTCGGTCCATGATATATGAAGTATTAGGGAAATTACTTGATAAAGGAGCCATACAAACGGTTCCCTCTGATCCCATTGTCTATAAACCTGTTGAGCCGAAACAGCTACTTTCTCGTCTTAAAGAGGAGATGAATACATCATTAGAATGGCTAGAATCGTCTCTCACCCAGTTTGAAAGTGATCAGAAAGTTGATGTGGTAACAAGAATTGTCCATTATGAGCATATCGTTCAAGAAATGCTTTCAATGATTCGTATTGCCAAAAAAGAGATCTGGTTATCGATTTGGTCTCCCGCAGTGAAAGACATAGAAAAAGCAATTCGAGAGAAGGAAGGAGCAATCCCCATTTTTACAGTTTTATTTGGGGATGAAGCTATGACGTTGGGACACACATATCATCACAACTATATGGCACCAGACATTGTGAGTAAACGAATGGGAGGATATTTAACTATTCTAGTTCGGGATGAAGAAGAAGCCCTGATTGCAAAATTTAGTGACAGAGGTTCAGAATGGGCTGTGAAGTCAACAGATCCTGCTCTAGTTCTCATTGCGACAGAATACATTCGGCACGACATCATGGTCGAAGAACTCATCAATGCGCACGGTCCTGAAAAACTAGATGCACTATGGAAGGGCAGAGAAGACTTGATTCAAGTCATGACGGGAAAAAACGGCTTAACATAA
- a CDS encoding DMT family transporter, translating to MYAKLKFAIAMALFGSIGLFSLQTGLPAIELVFIRCLCASILLGAIWGFRSVKTKNQAKIFIPRREYVLALLCGVFLVINWVLFFRSIELMPITVAISIYHLAPVIVLLLGSFLFKEKLTGTGIVFFFICFLGTLLVGGIHQQSSFAEFLSTGVLWAFAAALFYALTSITGKGIQILSPLPTTVIQTSLGVLLLLPLVDFSNFMHLTTGNWLNILVTGFVHTGFVFYLFFSSLRELKAQTIAILVFIDPIVAILLDVIVLDYYPDVYQLLGILLVFVGISYSPKKEKRLETVNG from the coding sequence ATGTATGCAAAACTAAAATTCGCCATCGCAATGGCTTTATTCGGTTCAATCGGACTATTTTCATTACAAACAGGTCTCCCAGCAATTGAATTGGTTTTTATACGCTGCCTTTGTGCAAGTATTCTTTTAGGAGCAATATGGGGGTTTCGTTCAGTAAAAACAAAGAACCAAGCAAAGATTTTTATTCCGCGCCGTGAGTATGTTCTTGCTTTACTTTGTGGAGTGTTTCTTGTCATAAACTGGGTCCTTTTCTTTCGTTCTATTGAATTAATGCCTATTACTGTAGCTATTTCCATATATCATTTAGCACCTGTTATTGTGCTTCTCTTAGGTTCTTTTCTCTTTAAAGAAAAATTAACAGGAACTGGAATCGTATTTTTCTTTATTTGCTTTTTAGGTACATTGTTAGTCGGAGGCATTCATCAACAATCATCCTTTGCCGAATTTTTATCCACTGGTGTGCTTTGGGCGTTTGCAGCAGCATTATTCTATGCCCTTACTTCAATCACGGGAAAGGGAATTCAAATTCTTAGCCCGTTGCCTACAACCGTTATTCAAACGAGTTTGGGTGTCCTATTATTGCTTCCATTAGTGGATTTTTCAAATTTTATGCATCTTACTACTGGTAATTGGCTGAATATTCTTGTTACTGGGTTTGTTCATACTGGATTTGTATTCTATTTATTTTTCAGCAGTTTACGAGAATTAAAGGCCCAAACCATAGCGATTTTAGTCTTTATCGATCCGATTGTTGCCATCTTACTAGATGTAATTGTTTTGGATTACTATCCTGATGTCTACCAACTCCTCGGTATTCTCCTAGTGTTTGTGGGGATCAGTTATTCTCCAAAAAAAGAAAAAAGATTAGAGACAGTGAATGGATGA
- a CDS encoding GNAT family N-acetyltransferase translates to MLTTKQLTEIKELQHVCEEGECFQLKLNWDMLQTREANEINDFFHYEDGELVGFLGLYGFGNKAEICGMVAPNYRRKGIFTQLYYQAEKVLEERGFKKILLNTPSSSDSGKGFLQSIPCSYSFSEHQMRWEETELIHKEEVNLRRSTPNDLETEIQLDVQCFHFEEDEARDYNVRIKREIMEQFYIIESAGKPVGKMRISHSDGEAWIYGFAIFPECQGKGIGRKALTNVIIKEHKDGFPIFLEVEAKNAHALKLYESCGFTSYHSQDYYKKG, encoded by the coding sequence TTGCTGACGACAAAACAGTTAACAGAGATCAAGGAGCTTCAGCATGTTTGTGAGGAAGGCGAATGCTTTCAGCTAAAATTAAACTGGGATATGCTGCAAACTCGCGAAGCGAATGAAATAAATGACTTTTTTCATTATGAGGATGGGGAGTTAGTTGGGTTCCTCGGTCTTTATGGGTTTGGAAATAAAGCTGAGATTTGTGGTATGGTAGCTCCGAATTATCGCCGAAAGGGAATATTTACGCAACTTTACTATCAAGCGGAAAAAGTGTTGGAGGAACGAGGGTTTAAGAAAATTCTTTTAAATACTCCATCAAGCTCAGATTCGGGAAAAGGGTTTTTGCAATCGATTCCTTGTTCTTATTCTTTCTCGGAACATCAGATGAGATGGGAAGAAACAGAGTTAATCCATAAGGAAGAGGTTAATTTGAGGCGTTCCACTCCAAATGACTTAGAAACTGAAATTCAATTAGATGTTCAATGCTTTCATTTTGAAGAAGACGAGGCTCGTGATTATAATGTTAGAATCAAACGTGAAATCATGGAACAATTCTATATCATTGAGTCAGCGGGAAAGCCAGTCGGAAAAATGCGTATTTCCCATTCGGACGGGGAGGCATGGATATACGGGTTTGCTATATTCCCTGAATGCCAAGGAAAAGGAATCGGACGAAAAGCATTAACCAACGTCATCATAAAAGAACATAAGGATGGCTTTCCGATTTTTCTAGAAGTTGAAGCTAAGAATGCTCATGCATTAAAGCTATATGAATCCTGTGGGTTTACATCTTACCATTCTCAGGATTATTATAAAAAAGGATAG
- a CDS encoding pentapeptide repeat-containing protein, translating to MFENQDNPNSNRDISRSNLHADCVNCFGLCCVALPFAASADFAINKDSGKPCPNLQSDFRCGIHNNLRQQGFKGCTVFDCFGAGQKVSKVTFDGSDWREGPETAKKMFDVFPIMQQLHEMLWYLTEALTLKATRTIHKELGFMLDETERLTQLSPNSLMELDVPSHRAQVNALLLRTSELVRTVSHRQHKGAKNGKKVDRSRANLMGANLRGADFKGANLRGAYLIAADLRDADLRAADLIGADFRDADLRGADLTGSIFLTQVQINSAKGDSRTKLPHLLSRPAHWSDVE from the coding sequence TTGTTTGAGAATCAGGATAATCCAAATTCAAACCGCGATATTAGCCGCAGCAACCTGCATGCTGACTGTGTGAATTGCTTCGGATTGTGTTGTGTTGCGTTGCCTTTTGCAGCTTCGGCAGATTTTGCAATTAATAAAGACAGTGGTAAGCCCTGTCCCAATCTGCAATCGGACTTTCGCTGTGGTATTCACAATAACCTCAGACAGCAGGGGTTTAAAGGGTGTACTGTCTTTGACTGCTTCGGTGCTGGGCAAAAGGTTTCCAAAGTCACATTTGATGGGAGCGATTGGCGAGAAGGTCCCGAAACAGCGAAGAAAATGTTTGATGTGTTTCCGATTATGCAACAGCTTCATGAAATGCTCTGGTATTTGACCGAAGCGTTGACATTGAAAGCGACTCGTACGATTCATAAAGAGCTTGGCTTCATGCTCGACGAGACGGAAAGGCTTACTCAGCTTAGTCCCAACTCACTCATGGAACTAGATGTTCCATCACACCGAGCCCAAGTAAATGCTTTGCTTTTAAGGACAAGTGAGCTAGTGCGTACTGTGTCACATCGTCAGCATAAGGGAGCAAAAAATGGTAAGAAAGTTGATAGATCAAGAGCCAATCTTATGGGTGCAAATCTTAGAGGAGCAGATTTCAAAGGAGCCAACTTAAGAGGGGCATATCTTATTGCTGCTGATCTAAGAGATGCCGACTTGAGAGCAGCTGATCTTATAGGGGCTGACTTTCGAGACGCCGATCTTAGAGGAGCAGATCTCACTGGGAGTATTTTTCTCACTCAAGTTCAAATAAATTCGGCGAAGGGCGATTCACGTACAAAATTGCCGCACTTGCTTTCTCGCCCAGCACACTGGTCTGATGTTGAGTAA
- a CDS encoding zinc ribbon domain-containing protein YjdM, translating into MSKLPNCPKCNSEYTYEDGSLFVCPECAHEWSLESGNENSEDQRIIKDANGNILNDGDTVTVIKDLKVKGSSSVLKIGTKVKNIRLVDGDHDIDCKIDGFGAMKLKSEFVKKG; encoded by the coding sequence ATGTCAAAATTACCAAATTGCCCAAAATGTAATTCAGAATATACGTATGAGGATGGCAGTCTTTTCGTTTGTCCAGAATGTGCACATGAGTGGTCGCTAGAATCAGGAAATGAAAATAGCGAAGATCAAAGAATTATTAAAGATGCAAATGGAAATATCTTAAATGATGGTGATACCGTAACAGTTATCAAAGACCTTAAGGTAAAAGGAAGTTCATCTGTCTTAAAAATAGGAACAAAAGTAAAAAATATCCGTTTGGTTGATGGGGATCATGATATTGATTGTAAAATTGATGGTTTCGGTGCGATGAAGCTAAAATCAGAATTTGTTAAAAAGGGATAA
- a CDS encoding energy-coupling factor transporter transmembrane component T family protein, translating into MAVEMLSYIERQSPVHRLTGGTKLLCLLFWSSAAMMTYDTRILIFLVLASVWIFAISNIKLKEIAFVLIFIMLFLLINSIAVYVFSPQEGVEIYGTSHVLFELGGRYNVTLEELFYLFNVNMKYFAVIPAAILFIVTTNPSEFAASLNRIGISYRISYSVALALRYIPDIQRDFRNIALAQQARGIDLSRKEKLTKRIKNAGSIIVPLILSSLDKIEIISNAMELRAFGKNNKRTWYRARPFQKIDYVTLTLFVIMLLITIFITFHDGNRFYNPFV; encoded by the coding sequence ATGGCTGTAGAAATGCTATCGTATATTGAGCGGCAATCACCTGTTCATCGACTAACAGGTGGAACTAAGCTGCTTTGTCTCCTATTTTGGTCATCTGCTGCTATGATGACATATGATACTCGGATTCTTATTTTCCTTGTTCTTGCTAGTGTATGGATTTTTGCAATTTCAAATATAAAGCTAAAAGAAATCGCATTCGTGCTTATCTTTATTATGCTGTTTTTATTAATTAATAGCATTGCCGTATACGTTTTCTCCCCTCAAGAAGGGGTAGAAATCTATGGCACGAGCCATGTTCTATTTGAATTGGGAGGAAGGTATAACGTCACACTTGAAGAACTGTTTTACCTATTTAATGTAAATATGAAATACTTCGCAGTTATACCAGCTGCTATTCTTTTTATCGTAACGACAAATCCAAGTGAATTTGCGGCATCACTGAACCGCATTGGCATTAGCTACCGTATTTCCTATTCTGTCGCTCTAGCTTTGCGCTATATTCCCGATATACAGCGTGATTTCCGTAATATCGCTCTCGCTCAGCAAGCAAGAGGAATCGATCTGTCACGTAAAGAGAAATTGACAAAGCGAATCAAGAATGCCGGATCCATCATTGTTCCATTAATTTTATCAAGTCTCGACAAAATTGAAATTATCAGCAATGCCATGGAGCTCCGCGCCTTTGGAAAAAACAATAAACGAACATGGTACCGCGCTCGTCCTTTTCAAAAAATAGACTACGTCACGCTCACCCTGTTCGTTATCATGCTGCTGATCACGATATTTATAACCTTTCACGATGGAAATCGGTTTTATAATCCGTTTGTTTAG
- a CDS encoding ABC transporter ATP-binding protein, with protein sequence MKKTVIQFENFSFKYRSQAKPTLNDINLTIYEGEKVLIVGPSGSGKSTLGHCLNGLVPFSYKGEISGSLEIMGEESRNLDIFALSKKVGTVLQDPDGQFIGLTVAEDIAFALENDCIPQKQMVDTVIEVSRMVDMENFLDSSLHRLSGGQKQRVSLAGVMVDQVDILLFDEPLANLDPATGKHAIELIDRIQKETETTVVIIEHRLEDVLHCHVDRIIVIDEGRIVSDQTPDELLASNVLEDCYIREPLYLKAAKYAGCEVTAEMKPSHLSSFAINGCKDKLVSWFEKTAPPEKKAETPPILELCDVSFGYHPDHLTILGISFSIKRGEMVSIVGKNGAGKSTLSKLICGFEKLSFGRILYSGQDITKDTIKERSLRIGMVLQNPNQMISKHMIYDEVALGLIIRGVPEHEVKERVERTLKICGLYPFRNWPISALSFGQKKRVTIASILALEPEVIILDEPTAGQDFRHYTEMMEFLCELNRQGITVIMITHDMHLMLEYTPRTIVIAGGKKIADDSAVNVLTNSEIIRNANLKETSLFELALFAEISEPREFVERFIAFDREVRQKWL encoded by the coding sequence ATGAAAAAAACTGTTATTCAATTCGAGAACTTTTCTTTTAAATATCGAAGTCAAGCGAAGCCAACCTTAAATGATATAAACTTAACCATTTATGAAGGCGAAAAGGTTTTGATTGTGGGTCCTTCAGGTTCTGGAAAAAGTACACTCGGCCATTGTCTCAATGGCCTTGTTCCATTTTCCTATAAAGGCGAGATTTCAGGAAGCCTTGAAATAATGGGTGAAGAATCGAGAAATTTAGATATCTTCGCTCTTTCTAAAAAAGTCGGTACTGTTCTGCAGGACCCTGATGGACAGTTTATCGGCTTAACCGTTGCTGAGGACATTGCTTTTGCATTAGAAAATGATTGTATACCGCAAAAACAAATGGTAGATACCGTTATAGAGGTTTCAAGAATGGTAGATATGGAGAATTTTTTAGATTCATCTCTTCACCGTCTATCTGGAGGGCAAAAGCAGAGAGTCTCCCTTGCCGGGGTAATGGTTGATCAAGTCGATATTCTATTATTTGACGAACCGCTTGCAAATCTTGATCCTGCAACAGGCAAGCACGCGATCGAGTTAATTGATCGGATTCAAAAAGAAACTGAAACGACCGTTGTCATTATTGAGCACCGCTTAGAGGATGTTCTCCATTGTCATGTTGATCGAATTATTGTCATCGATGAAGGCAGAATCGTCAGTGATCAAACACCTGACGAGCTGTTAGCTTCAAATGTTTTAGAAGATTGTTATATTCGTGAGCCTCTTTATTTGAAAGCCGCAAAGTATGCTGGCTGTGAAGTGACAGCTGAAATGAAGCCCTCTCACCTGTCTTCCTTTGCCATCAATGGGTGCAAAGATAAGCTGGTTAGCTGGTTTGAAAAGACAGCTCCACCAGAGAAAAAAGCTGAAACTCCCCCCATTTTAGAACTGTGTGATGTTTCTTTTGGCTATCATCCGGATCACCTGACGATTCTGGGTATATCCTTTTCTATCAAAAGAGGTGAGATGGTCAGTATTGTTGGAAAAAATGGGGCGGGAAAATCGACTCTTTCAAAGTTAATTTGTGGTTTTGAGAAGCTTTCTTTTGGTCGAATCCTTTATAGTGGACAAGACATTACAAAAGATACGATAAAAGAACGCTCACTAAGAATTGGAATGGTCCTTCAAAACCCTAATCAAATGATTTCTAAGCATATGATATATGATGAAGTAGCATTAGGCCTTATCATTCGTGGAGTTCCAGAGCATGAAGTGAAGGAGCGAGTGGAAAGAACCTTAAAAATTTGCGGGCTCTATCCATTCCGAAATTGGCCAATATCTGCCTTAAGCTTTGGACAGAAGAAACGGGTAACCATTGCCTCAATTCTAGCATTAGAACCAGAGGTTATTATTCTTGATGAGCCTACGGCAGGACAGGATTTCCGACATTACACAGAAATGATGGAGTTTCTCTGTGAATTAAATCGCCAGGGCATTACCGTTATAATGATTACCCATGATATGCATTTAATGCTTGAATACACGCCTCGAACGATCGTTATTGCAGGTGGAAAAAAAATAGCCGATGATTCAGCGGTGAATGTATTAACCAATTCCGAGATTATTAGAAATGCAAACCTAAAAGAAACCTCCTTATTTGAGTTGGCCTTATTTGCCGAAATAAGTGAACCAAGAGAGTTTGTTGAACGCTTTATCGCGTTTGATAGGGAGGTAAGACAGAAATGGCTGTAG
- a CDS encoding ECF-type riboflavin transporter substrate-binding protein, with amino-acid sequence MQRKHLSIKTIVAIGIGAAVFVILGRFASIPTGIPNTQIETSYGFLALMSIIFGPIAGALIGLIGHALKDLIFYGSIWWSWVIVSGLVGLLIGLVWRKIDIESGIFNMKKIITFNVVQVIVQAFGWFAVAPFLDVQIYAEPANKVYLQGVVAGAANIVTVGVIGTLLLLAYAKTRSQSDSLNKDI; translated from the coding sequence ATGCAAAGAAAACACTTATCCATCAAAACCATCGTTGCGATCGGCATTGGAGCTGCCGTATTCGTTATTTTAGGCAGATTCGCATCCATTCCTACTGGAATTCCGAACACACAAATTGAAACATCCTACGGCTTTTTAGCACTTATGTCTATTATTTTTGGACCGATTGCGGGTGCATTAATTGGCTTAATCGGTCACGCCCTAAAGGATCTTATTTTCTACGGTTCCATTTGGTGGAGCTGGGTTATCGTATCGGGACTTGTCGGCTTGTTAATTGGGCTCGTATGGAGAAAAATTGATATTGAATCAGGCATTTTTAATATGAAGAAAATCATTACATTTAATGTTGTTCAAGTTATCGTTCAAGCATTTGGGTGGTTTGCAGTTGCTCCATTTTTGGATGTACAAATTTATGCAGAGCCTGCTAACAAGGTATATTTGCAGGGTGTAGTTGCTGGGGCTGCCAATATCGTGACTGTCGGAGTAATTGGTACGCTTTTATTATTAGCCTACGCAAAAACTCGCAGTCAAAGTGACAGTCTGAATAAAGATATCTAA
- a CDS encoding SAM hydrolase/SAM-dependent halogenase family protein has protein sequence MNSHLILQSDFGISDGAVSAMYGVAISVNPSLKVYDLTHDIPQYNIWEASYRLYQTISYWPEESVFVSVVDPGVGSERRSIVVKTAKNQYIVTPDNGTLTHIKESIGIVKARMIDETVNRLPNSGESYTFHGRDVYAFTGARLASNIITFEQVGPEVPVDSIIELPKTNASIEQGSLQGNIDILDVRFGNLWTNIDRTLFKKLDVDYGDSFEVTIENDTRQVYKNIMTYGRSFADSHLGEPLLFVNSLDKIGVAINQGSFAKAYHIETGAQWKISIRKAPKTI, from the coding sequence ATGAATAGTCACTTAATTTTACAATCAGATTTTGGTATTAGCGACGGGGCCGTAAGTGCGATGTACGGTGTGGCTATTTCTGTAAATCCATCGCTTAAAGTGTATGATTTAACCCACGATATTCCTCAATACAATATTTGGGAGGCATCTTATCGGTTATATCAAACGATTTCCTATTGGCCTGAAGAGTCTGTTTTTGTATCAGTCGTTGATCCAGGTGTAGGCTCTGAACGAAGAAGCATTGTTGTCAAAACGGCAAAAAATCAATACATTGTCACCCCTGACAATGGGACACTTACTCATATTAAAGAAAGCATCGGTATTGTGAAAGCAAGAATGATTGATGAAACTGTCAATCGTTTGCCAAATTCAGGAGAATCATACACATTCCACGGCCGTGACGTCTATGCATTTACAGGTGCCAGACTTGCTTCAAACATCATCACTTTTGAACAAGTAGGTCCAGAGGTTCCAGTAGATTCTATCATTGAGCTGCCAAAAACAAATGCAAGCATTGAACAGGGCTCACTTCAAGGAAATATTGACATTCTCGATGTAAGATTTGGAAATCTATGGACAAATATTGATCGTACTCTCTTTAAAAAATTAGATGTGGATTACGGAGATTCATTTGAAGTAACGATTGAAAACGATACACGACAAGTATACAAAAATATTATGACCTATGGCCGTTCTTTTGCCGATAGCCATCTTGGAGAGCCATTACTATTTGTAAATTCTCTGGACAAAATCGGCGTAGCTATTAATCAAGGGTCATTTGCAAAAGCGTATCATATCGAAACCGGTGCCCAATGGAAAATTTCTATCCGTAAAGCACCAAAAACTATTTAA
- a CDS encoding glycoside hydrolase family 13 protein: MVRFKEPWWKRSVVYQIYPRSFMDSNGDGIGDLQGIISKLDYLKKLGVDVIWLSPIYDSPNDDNGYDIRDYRAIMNEFGTMDDFEQLIDEAKQRGIRIVMDLVVNHTSDEHHWFVHSRSSKDSKYRDYYIWRDGNEGDPPNNWGSIFSGSAWEKDKATDSFYLHLFSKKQPDLNWEHEPLRKEIFDLMKYWLDKGIGGFRMDVINFISKEDQLPDGEIHLGQLYGDGSPYFINGPKIHTYLQEMNEKVLQHYDVVTVGEMPGASTEDAQIFTNPGNQEVNMIFTFEHMNLDSGPYEKWDVQPLDLVKLKRNLEKWQHALHHVGWNSLYWNNHDQPRIVSRFGNDEVYRELSAKMLAICLHLLQGTPYIYQGEELGMTNVRFDDIHEYRDIETLNMYKEKRQQGIAHDKIMSGIYAKGRDNARTPMQWTSDGGFTTGTPWIRMNHNTSRINADQALADPSSIFYTYQKLIRLRKEFDIITYGSFQLLMPDHPNLFVYKRQTEDEEWLIVTNFSKQTEKMKWDEIDVQNKNGKIMIANYETHQLDGDIMEVRPYEAFVLSFRKEMAN; this comes from the coding sequence ATGGTTCGTTTCAAAGAGCCTTGGTGGAAAAGAAGTGTTGTCTATCAAATTTATCCGCGGAGCTTTATGGATTCTAATGGAGACGGCATCGGGGATTTGCAAGGCATCATTTCTAAACTGGATTATTTGAAAAAATTAGGAGTGGATGTCATCTGGTTAAGCCCAATCTATGATTCTCCTAATGATGATAACGGATATGACATTCGCGATTATCGCGCGATTATGAATGAATTTGGGACAATGGATGATTTTGAACAATTGATTGATGAAGCGAAGCAGCGAGGGATTCGAATTGTGATGGATCTTGTGGTCAATCATACTTCGGACGAACATCACTGGTTTGTTCATTCGCGTTCTTCTAAGGATTCCAAGTACCGCGACTATTATATTTGGCGAGATGGGAATGAGGGGGATCCACCTAATAATTGGGGTTCCATATTTTCCGGGTCTGCATGGGAAAAGGATAAGGCAACGGATTCCTTTTATTTGCATCTTTTCTCCAAAAAGCAGCCTGATTTGAATTGGGAACACGAACCTCTTCGGAAAGAAATCTTTGATCTTATGAAGTATTGGCTAGATAAAGGAATTGGCGGCTTTCGCATGGATGTTATTAATTTTATTTCAAAAGAGGACCAATTACCTGATGGAGAGATTCATCTTGGACAATTGTATGGGGATGGGAGTCCCTATTTTATCAATGGGCCGAAAATTCACACCTATCTACAAGAAATGAATGAAAAGGTTTTGCAACATTATGATGTGGTAACTGTAGGAGAAATGCCGGGCGCTTCAACAGAGGACGCACAAATCTTTACGAATCCCGGCAATCAAGAAGTGAATATGATTTTTACATTTGAGCACATGAACCTAGACAGTGGACCCTACGAAAAATGGGATGTTCAGCCGTTGGATTTGGTTAAGCTAAAACGCAATCTTGAAAAGTGGCAGCATGCTCTCCATCATGTTGGCTGGAATAGTCTTTATTGGAATAACCATGATCAGCCGCGAATCGTATCACGTTTTGGTAATGATGAAGTGTATCGTGAGCTGTCCGCTAAAATGCTAGCCATTTGTCTTCATCTACTCCAAGGAACGCCATATATCTATCAGGGTGAAGAGCTAGGCATGACGAATGTGAGGTTTGATGACATTCATGAATATCGTGACATCGAAACCCTAAATATGTACAAAGAAAAACGCCAGCAGGGAATCGCGCATGATAAGATCATGTCGGGTATTTATGCGAAAGGCCGAGATAATGCTAGAACCCCGATGCAATGGACATCGGATGGCGGGTTCACAACAGGAACTCCTTGGATTCGGATGAATCACAATACTTCTAGAATTAACGCAGACCAAGCTCTTGCCGATCCTTCGTCGATTTTTTATACGTATCAAAAGCTTATACGTTTGAGAAAAGAATTTGACATCATCACGTACGGAAGCTTTCAATTATTAATGCCTGATCATCCAAACCTCTTTGTGTATAAACGGCAAACAGAGGATGAAGAGTGGTTAATCGTAACCAATTTTTCAAAACAGACGGAAAAAATGAAATGGGATGAAATTGACGTGCAGAATAAAAACGGAAAAATCATGATAGCAAACTATGAAACTCATCAATTAGACGGTGATATTATGGAAGTAAGACCTTATGAGGCGTTTGTGCTCAGCTTTAGAAAGGAGATGGCAAATTGA
- a CDS encoding ROK family protein — translation MKKVLGIDIGGTKIRMGVVNETGEVLEDITIPTKLPLYPYLEEQVLKVIEKFPDLKGIGIGTRGMVDAKTGVVTFEKELEGWEGTPVKAQLEAATGLRVEINNDANCAALTEVRLGAALGFQRVVCLTVGTKLGGGLVFDEQVINGTHGGAGEVGHMILYPNGLVCGCGRRGCSEEYVSGTALRRMIQEENVVNPKTGELAIPQELFRLAAEGLTSAQTVRDRFLSDFAVVISTLQAVLDMDCVVVGGGVSESADDWWENLLAKVEPLKLKPLELRRAAFGNEAGMIGAAMLVTDPSNNS, via the coding sequence TTGAAGAAGGTACTAGGTATTGATATTGGGGGAACAAAAATACGGATGGGTGTTGTGAATGAGACTGGTGAGGTTTTAGAAGATATCACGATTCCTACAAAGTTACCATTATATCCCTATTTAGAAGAACAGGTTTTAAAAGTAATAGAAAAGTTTCCTGACCTTAAAGGGATTGGAATTGGTACGCGAGGAATGGTAGATGCGAAAACGGGAGTTGTCACTTTTGAAAAAGAGCTGGAGGGCTGGGAAGGGACACCGGTCAAAGCACAACTAGAAGCAGCGACTGGCCTTCGTGTTGAGATTAATAATGATGCCAATTGCGCAGCACTTACGGAAGTACGGCTTGGTGCAGCACTTGGCTTCCAAAGGGTTGTTTGCTTGACAGTGGGGACAAAGCTAGGTGGAGGTCTCGTTTTTGATGAGCAAGTGATAAATGGTACCCATGGCGGTGCTGGTGAGGTTGGTCACATGATTCTGTATCCAAACGGACTTGTTTGTGGCTGTGGAAGACGGGGTTGCAGTGAGGAATACGTATCTGGAACCGCATTGAGAAGAATGATTCAAGAGGAAAATGTCGTTAATCCAAAGACGGGTGAATTAGCAATACCACAGGAGCTGTTTCGATTGGCGGCAGAGGGGCTTACAAGTGCCCAAACAGTACGGGACCGCTTTCTTTCAGATTTCGCTGTTGTCATTTCCACTCTTCAAGCCGTATTAGATATGGACTGCGTTGTAGTCGGCGGAGGTGTTTCCGAATCAGCAGATGATTGGTGGGAAAACCTTCTTGCGAAAGTCGAACCGCTGAAACTTAAGCCTTTAGAATTGAGGCGTGCTGCATTTGGAAATGAAGCAGGGATGATTGGTGCAGCTATGCTCGTGACAGACCCTTCAAATAACTCGTAA